The Methylomonas montana DNA window GCATGGCCGGTCTAATTCGATGCCGATCATCAAGCCTTTATAGCGAATATCGACAATATGCGGGTTGCCGGCCAGCGAATCTTTAAACAGTTGGCAAATCCGCTCGCCCTTGGCTTGCGCATCGGTAATTAGTGTGCCGGCCGTTAAGGTTTCCAGCACCGCTAGTGCGGCGCTGCAAGCCAGCGGGTTACCGCCGAAAGTCGAGCCGTGATTGCCGGCCTGCAACACTGCCGCTGCCTTGCCACGAGCCAGGCAAGCGCCTATCGGTACGCCGTTGCCCAAGGCTTTGGCCAGCGTGCAAACGTCCGGGAGGATGCCGTTATGCTGATGGGCCAGGAAACGGCCGGTACGGCCGACGCCGGTCTGAATTTCGTCTAGCATCATCAATAAATTATGCCGATCGCACAGCTCGCGAATTTGATTCAAATAGTCCTCGGCCGGAATATTGACGCCGCCTTCGCCTTGTACCGGCTCGACCAGGATCGCGACGATGCTTTTATCGGCAGCGATAGCGGTTTCGAGGGCGGCGACATCGTTGTAAGGCACATGGGTAAATCCGGCCAGCAAAGGCTCGAAACCTTGCTTGATCTTGGTATTGCCGGTCGCGCTCAGCGTGCCCATGGTACGGCCGTGGAAGCTTTTTTCCATGGTCAATACCACCGGATTGTCGATGCCTAGGTGGTGGCCATATTTGCGGGCGATTTTGATCGCCGCTTCGTTGGCTTCCGCGCCGGAATTGCTGAAAAACACATTATCCATGCCACTCAGCTCGATCAATCGATCCGCCAATTGAGACTGTAATGCGACGCCGTAGAGATTGGAGGTATGCAGCAGGGTCTTGCTCTGCCGGCACAGCGCTTCGTGTACGGCCGGATGAGCATGGCCCAGGCCGCACACCGCGATGCCGGCAACCGAATCCAGATAGCGGCGTCCCTCGGTATCCCATAGCCACGCGCCTTCGCCGCGTTCAAAAGTGACCGACTGGCGGGCATAGGTAGGCATGATGTGATTGGTCATTTTGCTAAGACTCTGAAAGTGTTTTGGAAAATGCTTTTCGGTCGAAAAAAGCGCGCGATTATATTTTTTTAACCTGGCGGAAGCAATAAATAGTTATAGCGAAAACCTTTGGATAGTAGCGGGTGGCCGGATACTGCAGACTTTACTAACGGAAAATTTCCGGCGACGCCGATTTTGTTATAAATCTGTAACATTAATGCTTTAGATTTGTTCAACTTTAAGTTGTTTCGACCGGCGCGAGTTTGCCGGCGATTTACCCACAAAGGACTTGCGTTGAACGATAACGAACATCTTTTAGACGATAAAAAGCACATCGTGTCGATTCGGTTGAACAATTCCGACCGGATTGCGGTGCGATCCACCGCCGCGCGGCTTTTTGTGCGCGAATCCGAATTGTACCGGTTTGCGGTATACCACCTTTTAAACCGTTTGCATAAATTGCACGACGATGCCTGTGTCGGCAGCGATTTGTTGCCGCTGTTCATCGAGTTTAAAGACGAGCTGAACACCCATTTGGGCTTAAAAAAGCATCAGCTGTTCAAAATATTCAACGGCAAAAGTCCCCATCCGGAAAAATTTGTGTCGATGGCCGATATCGAGTTGCTGCTATTGCCGCAACATGCGGTACGACAGCGTTTGTTGCAAATGAACGAAGCCAGCGGGCAACGGCAGGCCGATACTCATGCCTGGCTAGTGGCTTATTTGCGCGAAAAATATCATTTCACCGATCAGGACTTGGAGTTTGATATTGAATCGATTGATCTGGGTTTAGCCGAAAGCGATTAGCGCCGGGTTTGTTAGATTGTTTTAGCCTATATTGTCGACAAATTGTCGATGCCAAATGCTAAAGTCCACTGGGCTTAGCGGTTTGGCAAAGCGATAGCCTTGCACTTCGTGACATTGATGGTTTTCGATACACTCCAGTTCGTCGTCGCTTTCCACGCCTTCGGCGATCGTCACCAAGCCCAGGCTGTTGCCCAAGGCGATGATGGCTCTGACAATGGCGTCGTTGGCGGGCGTAGTTTGGATGTGTCTGATAAACGATTGATCGATCTTGATTTTGTCGATTGGAAACTTGCGTAAATAGCTTAAGCTGGAATAGCCGGTGCCGAAATCGTCGATAGCCAATTTGACGCCGAGCTCGCGCAGATTGGTCAAGGTTCGTACCGCATTTTCCGCGTGGGTCATCACCACGCCCTCGGTCAATTCCAATTCCAGATTTTGCGGGTCGATGCCGGTTTCCTCGATGATCTGTTTGACCCTCGCCGCAAAGCCTTGCTGTTCGAATTGCTTGGCGGAAATATTGACCGACATGCGAAACGCCGGCAAGCCTTGCCGAATCCAGGTTAAATGTTGTCGGCAAGCTTCCCTG harbors:
- a CDS encoding acetylornithine transaminase, giving the protein MASARLKKYNRALFSTEKHFPKHFQSLSKMTNHIMPTYARQSVTFERGEGAWLWDTEGRRYLDSVAGIAVCGLGHAHPAVHEALCRQSKTLLHTSNLYGVALQSQLADRLIELSGMDNVFFSNSGAEANEAAIKIARKYGHHLGIDNPVVLTMEKSFHGRTMGTLSATGNTKIKQGFEPLLAGFTHVPYNDVAALETAIAADKSIVAILVEPVQGEGGVNIPAEDYLNQIRELCDRHNLLMMLDEIQTGVGRTGRFLAHQHNGILPDVCTLAKALGNGVPIGACLARGKAAAVLQAGNHGSTFGGNPLACSAALAVLETLTAGTLITDAQAKGERICQLFKDSLAGNPHIVDIRYKGLMIGIELDRPCGELVGKALAKGLLINVTADSIIRLLPPLIIDDAQIVTLTETLSALIQEFSR